In the Oncorhynchus keta strain PuntledgeMale-10-30-2019 chromosome 14, Oket_V2, whole genome shotgun sequence genome, one interval contains:
- the LOC118393093 gene encoding cationic amino acid transporter 4-like, which yields MATCGRGCVPAVRFCQRLNRLKTLDDDLMVTSMKRCLTMVDLALLGVGGMVGSGLYVLTGTVAKDTAGPAVVLSFLIAGIASLMAALCYAEFGARVPRTGSAYMFTYVSCGEIWAFLIGWNVVLEYMIGGAAVARAWSGYLDSMFNHTIQNYTENHIMKWNVPYIAHYPDLLAAGILVVATIFITFGVRVSSWLNHIFSAVSLVVILFILVFGFVLADPVNWSQKEGGFAPFGVSGVMAGTATCFYAFVGFDVIAASSEEAKNPQRAIPMATAISLCMAATAYILVSTVLTLMVPWHSLDPNSALSDAFFRRGYSWAGYIVAVGSICAMNTVLLSNLFSLPRIVYAMAEDGLFFAFFAKVNPVTKVPVNAILVFGLLMAVMALIFDLEALVQFLSIGTLLAYTFVAASVIVLRFQPEKEKTSSKANSTTSPNTNYNPEPSPEASESQIIAQDSGELKEYESFSDKLQLVEMQKTRERSAPGVLKARWEPYLGRLLGDFEPGEVVAFSVLAVMVSSVSLCAVFVFGSNQLQLPTWSFAVLIVVFGSTFLLSLVVIYAHEPHINTKTFQVPLVPFIPGASILMNVFLMLKLSPMTWIRFTVWVAAGLLVYFGYGIWHSKEGLRELQPKDMAARYVVLPSGSLVETVQSVQPNGHGDASALHTTPSPAQSAEEQQAKR from the exons ATGGCGACCTGTGGGCGTGGTTGCGTCCCGGCAGTGCGTTTCTGCCAAAGGCTGAACCGACTGAAGACCCTGGATGATGATTTGATGGTGACATCAATGAAGCGCTGCCTGACCATGGTGGACCTGGCCCTGCTGGGTGTTGGTGGCATGGTGGGCTCTGGTCTCTACGTCCTGACTGGCACTGTGGCCAAGGACACCGCGGGACCTGCCGtggtcctctccttcctcatAGCAGGCATCGCCTCCCTGATGGCCGCCCTCTGCTATGCTGAGTTCGGGGCTCGCGTGCCCAGAACGGGCTCGGCCTACATGTTCACCTATGTTTCTTGTGGAGAAATATGGGCCTTTCTCATTGGCTGGAACGTAGTGTTGGAGTACATGATTGGTGGGGCCGCGGTGGCGCGGGCGTGGAGTGGTTACCTGGACTCCATGTTTAACCACACTATCCAGAACTACACAGAGAACCACATAATGAAGTGGAATGTTCCCTATATtgcccactaccctgacctgctGGCCGCCGGGATTCTAGTGGTTGCCACCATCTTCATAACCTTCGGAGTGCGAGTCTCTTCTTGGCTCAACCACATCTTCTCCGCTGTTAGTCTGGTTGTCATACTCTTCATCTTGGTGTTTGGCTTCGTGCTGGCCGATCCAGTCAACTGGAGCCAGAAAGAAGGAGGTTTTGCACCGTTCGGTGTGTCTGGGGTTATGGCAGGCACAGCCACCTGCTTTTACGCATTTGTTGGCTTCGATGTGATTGCAGCCTCCAGCGAGGAGGCAAAGAACCCCCAGCGAGCCATTCCTATGGCCACAGCCATCTCCTTGTGCATGGCAGCCACAGCCTACATCCTGGTCTCCACTGTCCTCACTCTCATGGTGCCCTGGCACTCCCTCGATCCCAACTCCGCTCTGTCTGACGCCTTCTTCCGCCGAGGCTACAGCTGGGCTGGCTACATCGTGGCAGTAGGGTCCATCTGTG CCATGAACACAGTGCTCCTCAGcaacctcttctccctccctcggATTGTTTACGCTATGGCGGAGGATGGCCTCTTCTTCGCCTTCTTCGCCAAGGTCAACCCTGTCACCAAGGTCCCTGTGAATGCCATCTTGGTGTTTGGCCTCCTCATGGCCGTCATGGCGCTCATCTTTGACCTGGAGGCCCTGGTCCAGTTCCTGTCCATCGGCACCCTCCTGGCCTACACCTTTGTGGCAGCCAGTGTCATTGTGCTGCGCTTCCAGCCTGAGAAGGAGAAGACCAGTTCCAAGGCTAACTCCACTACCTCCCCTAACACCAACTACAACCCAGAGCCCTCACCCGAAGCCTCCGAGTCCCAGATCATAGCTCAGGACAGCGGGGAGCTGAAGGAGTATGAGTCCTTCTCAGACAAGCTACAGCTGGTGGAGATGCAGAAGACCAGGGAACGCAGCGCCCCAGGGGTGTTGAAGGCCCGCTGGGAGCCCTACCTGGGCAGGTTGCTAGGGGACTTTGAGCCGGGGGAGGTGGTGGCCTTCTCTGTGCTGGCGGTGATGGTGagctctgtgtccctctgtgccGTTTTTGTGTTTGGGAGTAACCAGCTGCAGCTGCCTACGTGGAGCTTCGCCGTGCTAATAGTGGTGTTTGGCTCAACCTTCCTCCTCAGCCTGGTCGTCATATATGCCCATGAACCACACATCAACACCAAAACCTTCCAG GTACCCTTGGTCCCATTCATCCCTGGTGCAAGCATCCTCATGAATGTGTTCCTAATGCTGAAGCTCAGCCCAATGACCTGGATCCGCTTTACCGTATGGGTGGCTGCAG GTCTACTGGTGTATTTTGGCTATGGGATATGGCACAGTAAGGAGGGCCTGAGGGAGCTGCAGCCCAAGGACATGGCTGCCAGGTACGTGGTGCTCCCTAGTGGCAGCCTGGTAGAGACAGTCCAGTCAGTGCAGCCGAACGGACATGGGGACGCCAGCGCCCTCCACACCACCCCCTCCCCCGCCCAGTCTGCTGAAGAGCAGCAGGCAAAGAGATGA